One region of Desertifilum tharense IPPAS B-1220 genomic DNA includes:
- a CDS encoding family 10 glycosylhydrolase, with protein sequence MVKHGQPRPSQRLKALCSLVAYLLPLAVLAQSKPALAQTTAYCQLTPEAARQKETLRQAALSGSPEAVSRYREILNQHSAQVQACRRQTWPQNQAIWLRLYPCDLQPGVLDLVMDRIVNRGYNEVYVEVFYDGQALLPAADNPTPWPSVVRIPGQERADLLAQAIEKGRDRGLKVYAWMFTMNFGYNYAQRPDRIDALARNGRNQTSLTVGNDLVTEYDTAKGDSNHVFIDPYNMQAKRDYYNLVQAILQRRPDGVLFDYIRYPRLVGPASVATRVHDLWIYSQAAQNALFQRALNQKGQELIRRFLSQGYITVGDVQNVDQMFPSEGEPLWQGRNPPQTQTLAAPKDRQPLLQIELWQLSVAHALQGILDFVAMASAPAQSQGIASGVVFFPDANQVVGQGYDSRLQPWDRFPTSMEWHPMAYGVCGDVSCIVSQVQRVLAFAPQGANVRPVIAGTWGRSLGNRPSLEMQMAAIRQAAPQINSVSHFAYSWQEPEVDTTRKSCRF encoded by the coding sequence ATGGTAAAACATGGGCAACCCCGCCCCTCTCAACGCCTAAAAGCCCTGTGTTCGCTTGTTGCTTATCTACTGCCTCTCGCAGTTCTTGCCCAAAGCAAACCCGCCTTAGCCCAGACAACCGCTTACTGCCAACTCACCCCAGAAGCAGCGCGGCAAAAAGAAACCCTGCGCCAAGCCGCCCTCAGTGGCAGTCCCGAAGCCGTCAGCCGCTATCGCGAAATCCTCAATCAACATAGCGCCCAAGTCCAAGCTTGTCGGCGACAAACCTGGCCGCAAAATCAAGCCATCTGGCTGCGCCTGTACCCCTGCGACTTGCAACCGGGCGTCCTCGACCTAGTCATGGATCGAATCGTCAACCGGGGGTATAACGAAGTTTACGTCGAAGTCTTCTACGACGGCCAAGCCCTTCTCCCGGCCGCCGATAACCCCACCCCCTGGCCGTCTGTCGTGCGAATTCCCGGACAAGAACGCGCCGACCTGCTGGCCCAAGCCATCGAAAAAGGGCGCGATCGCGGTTTAAAAGTCTACGCCTGGATGTTTACCATGAACTTTGGGTACAACTACGCCCAACGTCCAGACCGGATCGACGCCCTCGCCCGCAACGGTCGCAACCAAACCAGCCTCACCGTCGGTAACGATCTCGTCACCGAATACGACACCGCCAAAGGCGACAGCAACCACGTCTTCATCGACCCCTACAACATGCAGGCCAAACGAGATTACTACAACCTCGTCCAAGCCATCCTTCAGCGCCGTCCCGATGGCGTCCTCTTTGACTACATCCGCTACCCTCGCCTCGTGGGGCCCGCCTCCGTCGCCACCCGCGTTCACGACCTGTGGATTTATAGCCAGGCCGCCCAAAACGCCCTGTTTCAACGCGCCCTCAACCAAAAAGGACAAGAACTGATTCGCCGCTTCCTCAGCCAAGGCTACATCACCGTCGGCGATGTCCAAAACGTCGATCAAATGTTTCCCAGCGAAGGCGAACCCCTGTGGCAAGGTCGCAACCCGCCCCAAACCCAAACCCTCGCTGCCCCCAAAGACCGCCAGCCCCTGCTGCAAATTGAACTGTGGCAACTCAGCGTCGCCCACGCCCTCCAAGGCATCCTCGACTTTGTAGCAATGGCCAGCGCCCCCGCCCAAAGCCAAGGAATTGCCTCTGGTGTGGTTTTCTTCCCCGATGCCAACCAAGTCGTCGGTCAAGGCTACGACTCCCGCCTGCAACCGTGGGATCGCTTCCCAACCTCAATGGAATGGCACCCAATGGCCTACGGCGTCTGCGGCGATGTCAGTTGCATTGTCTCCCAAGTCCAGCGCGTCTTAGCCTTTGCCCCGCAAGGTGCCAACGTCCGCCCCGTGATTGCCGGAACCTGGGGCCGTTCCTTGGGCAACCGTCCCTCCCTAGAAATGCAAATGGCCGCCATTCGCCAAGCCGCCCCCCAAATCAACTCCGTCAGCCACTTCGCCTACTCTTGGCAAGAACCGGAGGTCGATACCACTCGGAAATCTTGCCGATTCTGA